From the genome of Silurus meridionalis isolate SWU-2019-XX chromosome 20, ASM1480568v1, whole genome shotgun sequence, one region includes:
- the prdm1a gene encoding PR domain zinc finger protein 1a isoform X1, translated as MCGWNQSLSAASQHSSVMLTTEGALNTADQEERKMTVEDADMSKWTEAEFEEKCTYIVKDHTWDSPEKPDLPRAQTSLPRNLAFRYAPDSKEVIGVVSREYIPKGTRFGPLVGESYTAENVPKDANRKYFWRIYTKGEFHHFVDGLDEEKSNWMRYVNPGHSQQEQNLAACQNGMSIYFYTVKAIPADQELLVWYCTDFAHRLHYPPSGDLMMQKLKQSLIESKQQVSEEKPVVKREHTVSEILKDTWREPARPLPTRPHCPISPDRPIYPRVIYPIRPQPHLREDVMKTSPSICFSTRSPALSSATPSPSARSSPETSPGSSPTPADPRDALPLYNGGLGLYPGYSPSNSLSSFYHSSHYVLSPYSMSGTPPVGNVFSRMYPLYNSLMTPHMPFPPNMLPPEGGRHFLLPPHRDFLLPPPKSAFSRATTPKDKPLHGHPRAPISGSPTAGSAVSADQQPANPTSAQPSIRHLEDEAINLSKMKRGPAGYKTLPYPLKKQNGKIKYECNVCSKTFGQLSNLKVHLRVHSGERPFKCQTCNKGFTQLAHLQKHYLVHTGEKPHECQVCHKRFSSTSNLKTHLRLHSGEKPYQCKLCPAKFTQFVHLKLHKRLHTRERPHKCPHCHRNYIHLCSLRLHLKGYCLAAMTSPHCSLEELNRINEEIERFDISDNADRLEEIEGVDVERLVEKQIFSLICHEMDLKTSYHKGSTGGDLLHPSHPSSTFGLYEPSSETSVIKLLPVKVKQETVESMEL; from the exons ATGTGCGGCTGGAACCAAAGTCTGTCG GCCGCCTCTCAGCATAGCTCCGTCATGTTGACCACTGAGGGCGCCCTGAACACCGCCGACCAGGAAGAACGCAAAATGACAGTCGAGGATGCCGACATGTCCAAGTGGACGGAAGCCGAGTTTGAAGAGAAGTGCACGTACATCGTCAAGGACCACACGTGGGACAGCCCAGAGAAGCCGGATCTGCCCCGTGCCCAGACCTCACTGCCGAGAAACCTGGCCTTCAGATATGCCCCTGATTCCAAAGAG GTGATCGGCGTTGTAAGCCGTGAATACATCCCTAAAGGAACTCGATTTGGCCCTCTAGTGGGAGAAAGTTATACAGCAGAGAATGTGCCCAAAGACGCCAACAGGAAGTACTTCTGGAGG atttaTACCAAAGGAGAGTTCCATCACTTTGTAGACGGCCTGGATGAGGAGAAAAGCAACTGGATGCGGTATGTCAATCCAGGACACTCGCAGCAAGAGCAGAACCTGGCGGCATGCCAGAATGGCATGAGCATCTACTTCTACACCGTGAAGGCCATCCCTGCTGACCAGGAGCTGCTGGTCTGGTACTGCACTGACTTCGCACACCGTCTCCACTACCCTCCTTCAGGAGATCTCATGATGCAAAAGCTCA AGCAAAGTCTGATAGAATCAAAGCAGCAGGTGTCAGAAGAAAAGCCTGTTGTGAAGAGAGAGCATACTGTCTCAGAAATACTCAAAGACACGTGGCGGGAGCCTGCAAGACCACTGCCAACACGTCCCCACTGCCCCATCAGCCCTGACAGACCCATCTACCCACGTGTCATCTACCCAATCCGGCCACAACCGCACCTCCGAGAGGATGTCATGAAAACCAGCCCAAGTATCTGTTTTTCCACTCGGTCACCTGCACTGTCTTCAGCCACCCCAAGCCCGTCAGCCCGCAGCAGCCCTGAAACCAGTCCTGGAAGCAGTCCTACACCAGCAGATCCTAGGGATGCTTTGCCACTCTACAATGGTGGCCTGGGTCTGTATCCTGGCTACTCCCCATCCAACTCTCTTTCCTCATTCTATCATAGCTCACATTATGTCTTATCCCCTTACTCCATGAGTGGAACCCCACCAGTGGGGAACGTTTTCTCCCGCATGTACCCTCTTTACAACAGCTTAATGACCCCTCACATGCCCTTCCCACCCAACATGCTTCCACCTGAGGGGGGACGTCATTTCCTGCTGCCACCACACAGAGACTTTCTGCTTCCACCGCCCAAGAGTGCCTTCTCAAGAGCGACAACCCCAAAAGACAAACCGTTGCATGGACACCCTCGTGCCCCCATCAGTGGTTCTCCCACAGCTGGATCGGCAGTATCTGCTGATCAGCAGCCTGCCAACCCGACCTCAGCACAGCCGAGCATCCGACATTTAGAAGACGAAGCGATCAATCTTAGCAAGATGAAGCGAGGCCCTGCGGGATACAAGACACTGCCATACCCACTTAAAAAACAGAATGGCAAGATAAAGTATGAGTGCAATGTATGCAGCAAGACTTTCGGACAGCTCTCAAACCTTAAG GTGCACCTGCGTGTTCACAGTGGTGAGCGTCCTTTTAAGTGTCAGACATGCAATAAGGGCTTCACTCAGCTGGCCCACCTGCAGAAGCACTACCTGGTCCATACAGGAGAGAAGCCCCACGAATGCCAG GTATGTCACAAACGTTTCAGCAGCACGAGTAATCTGAAGACACATCTAAGGCTTCACTCAGGTGAGAAGCCTTATCAGTGCAAGCTCTGCCCAGCCAAGTTCACACAGTTTGTCCACCTCAAGCTGCACAAACGGCTGCACACACGGGAGCGCCCACACAAGTGTCCGCACTGCCACCGCAACTACATCCACCTCTGCAGCCTGCGCCTTCACCTTAAGGGTTACTGCCTGGCTGCTATGACTTCCCCCCACTGCAGCCTTGAAGAACTTAACCGCATTAATGAGGAGATTGAGCGATTCGACATCAGCGACAATGCCGACCGGTTGGAGGAGATCGAGGGGGTTGATGTCGAGAGGCTCGtggaaaagcagatcttcagtCTGATCTGCCACGAAATGGACCTCAAGACCTCGTACCACAAAGGCAGCACTGGAGGGGATTTGCTTCATCCTTCACATCCGTCTAGCACCTTCGGCCTGTATGAGCCAAGCAGTGAAACATCGGTTATCAAGCTCCTACCTGTCAAGGTCAAACAAGAGACGGTGGAGTCGATGGAATTGTAG
- the prdm1a gene encoding PR domain zinc finger protein 1a isoform X2, producing MLTTEGALNTADQEERKMTVEDADMSKWTEAEFEEKCTYIVKDHTWDSPEKPDLPRAQTSLPRNLAFRYAPDSKEVIGVVSREYIPKGTRFGPLVGESYTAENVPKDANRKYFWRIYTKGEFHHFVDGLDEEKSNWMRYVNPGHSQQEQNLAACQNGMSIYFYTVKAIPADQELLVWYCTDFAHRLHYPPSGDLMMQKLKQSLIESKQQVSEEKPVVKREHTVSEILKDTWREPARPLPTRPHCPISPDRPIYPRVIYPIRPQPHLREDVMKTSPSICFSTRSPALSSATPSPSARSSPETSPGSSPTPADPRDALPLYNGGLGLYPGYSPSNSLSSFYHSSHYVLSPYSMSGTPPVGNVFSRMYPLYNSLMTPHMPFPPNMLPPEGGRHFLLPPHRDFLLPPPKSAFSRATTPKDKPLHGHPRAPISGSPTAGSAVSADQQPANPTSAQPSIRHLEDEAINLSKMKRGPAGYKTLPYPLKKQNGKIKYECNVCSKTFGQLSNLKVHLRVHSGERPFKCQTCNKGFTQLAHLQKHYLVHTGEKPHECQVCHKRFSSTSNLKTHLRLHSGEKPYQCKLCPAKFTQFVHLKLHKRLHTRERPHKCPHCHRNYIHLCSLRLHLKGYCLAAMTSPHCSLEELNRINEEIERFDISDNADRLEEIEGVDVERLVEKQIFSLICHEMDLKTSYHKGSTGGDLLHPSHPSSTFGLYEPSSETSVIKLLPVKVKQETVESMEL from the exons ATGTTGACCACTGAGGGCGCCCTGAACACCGCCGACCAGGAAGAACGCAAAATGACAGTCGAGGATGCCGACATGTCCAAGTGGACGGAAGCCGAGTTTGAAGAGAAGTGCACGTACATCGTCAAGGACCACACGTGGGACAGCCCAGAGAAGCCGGATCTGCCCCGTGCCCAGACCTCACTGCCGAGAAACCTGGCCTTCAGATATGCCCCTGATTCCAAAGAG GTGATCGGCGTTGTAAGCCGTGAATACATCCCTAAAGGAACTCGATTTGGCCCTCTAGTGGGAGAAAGTTATACAGCAGAGAATGTGCCCAAAGACGCCAACAGGAAGTACTTCTGGAGG atttaTACCAAAGGAGAGTTCCATCACTTTGTAGACGGCCTGGATGAGGAGAAAAGCAACTGGATGCGGTATGTCAATCCAGGACACTCGCAGCAAGAGCAGAACCTGGCGGCATGCCAGAATGGCATGAGCATCTACTTCTACACCGTGAAGGCCATCCCTGCTGACCAGGAGCTGCTGGTCTGGTACTGCACTGACTTCGCACACCGTCTCCACTACCCTCCTTCAGGAGATCTCATGATGCAAAAGCTCA AGCAAAGTCTGATAGAATCAAAGCAGCAGGTGTCAGAAGAAAAGCCTGTTGTGAAGAGAGAGCATACTGTCTCAGAAATACTCAAAGACACGTGGCGGGAGCCTGCAAGACCACTGCCAACACGTCCCCACTGCCCCATCAGCCCTGACAGACCCATCTACCCACGTGTCATCTACCCAATCCGGCCACAACCGCACCTCCGAGAGGATGTCATGAAAACCAGCCCAAGTATCTGTTTTTCCACTCGGTCACCTGCACTGTCTTCAGCCACCCCAAGCCCGTCAGCCCGCAGCAGCCCTGAAACCAGTCCTGGAAGCAGTCCTACACCAGCAGATCCTAGGGATGCTTTGCCACTCTACAATGGTGGCCTGGGTCTGTATCCTGGCTACTCCCCATCCAACTCTCTTTCCTCATTCTATCATAGCTCACATTATGTCTTATCCCCTTACTCCATGAGTGGAACCCCACCAGTGGGGAACGTTTTCTCCCGCATGTACCCTCTTTACAACAGCTTAATGACCCCTCACATGCCCTTCCCACCCAACATGCTTCCACCTGAGGGGGGACGTCATTTCCTGCTGCCACCACACAGAGACTTTCTGCTTCCACCGCCCAAGAGTGCCTTCTCAAGAGCGACAACCCCAAAAGACAAACCGTTGCATGGACACCCTCGTGCCCCCATCAGTGGTTCTCCCACAGCTGGATCGGCAGTATCTGCTGATCAGCAGCCTGCCAACCCGACCTCAGCACAGCCGAGCATCCGACATTTAGAAGACGAAGCGATCAATCTTAGCAAGATGAAGCGAGGCCCTGCGGGATACAAGACACTGCCATACCCACTTAAAAAACAGAATGGCAAGATAAAGTATGAGTGCAATGTATGCAGCAAGACTTTCGGACAGCTCTCAAACCTTAAG GTGCACCTGCGTGTTCACAGTGGTGAGCGTCCTTTTAAGTGTCAGACATGCAATAAGGGCTTCACTCAGCTGGCCCACCTGCAGAAGCACTACCTGGTCCATACAGGAGAGAAGCCCCACGAATGCCAG GTATGTCACAAACGTTTCAGCAGCACGAGTAATCTGAAGACACATCTAAGGCTTCACTCAGGTGAGAAGCCTTATCAGTGCAAGCTCTGCCCAGCCAAGTTCACACAGTTTGTCCACCTCAAGCTGCACAAACGGCTGCACACACGGGAGCGCCCACACAAGTGTCCGCACTGCCACCGCAACTACATCCACCTCTGCAGCCTGCGCCTTCACCTTAAGGGTTACTGCCTGGCTGCTATGACTTCCCCCCACTGCAGCCTTGAAGAACTTAACCGCATTAATGAGGAGATTGAGCGATTCGACATCAGCGACAATGCCGACCGGTTGGAGGAGATCGAGGGGGTTGATGTCGAGAGGCTCGtggaaaagcagatcttcagtCTGATCTGCCACGAAATGGACCTCAAGACCTCGTACCACAAAGGCAGCACTGGAGGGGATTTGCTTCATCCTTCACATCCGTCTAGCACCTTCGGCCTGTATGAGCCAAGCAGTGAAACATCGGTTATCAAGCTCCTACCTGTCAAGGTCAAACAAGAGACGGTGGAGTCGATGGAATTGTAG
- the prdm1a gene encoding PR domain zinc finger protein 1a isoform X3 produces the protein MHEVCSRSLPCLWLSAVAYADVVMVKVSSHPSAIQSMTIYTKGEFHHFVDGLDEEKSNWMRYVNPGHSQQEQNLAACQNGMSIYFYTVKAIPADQELLVWYCTDFAHRLHYPPSGDLMMQKLKQSLIESKQQVSEEKPVVKREHTVSEILKDTWREPARPLPTRPHCPISPDRPIYPRVIYPIRPQPHLREDVMKTSPSICFSTRSPALSSATPSPSARSSPETSPGSSPTPADPRDALPLYNGGLGLYPGYSPSNSLSSFYHSSHYVLSPYSMSGTPPVGNVFSRMYPLYNSLMTPHMPFPPNMLPPEGGRHFLLPPHRDFLLPPPKSAFSRATTPKDKPLHGHPRAPISGSPTAGSAVSADQQPANPTSAQPSIRHLEDEAINLSKMKRGPAGYKTLPYPLKKQNGKIKYECNVCSKTFGQLSNLKVHLRVHSGERPFKCQTCNKGFTQLAHLQKHYLVHTGEKPHECQVCHKRFSSTSNLKTHLRLHSGEKPYQCKLCPAKFTQFVHLKLHKRLHTRERPHKCPHCHRNYIHLCSLRLHLKGYCLAAMTSPHCSLEELNRINEEIERFDISDNADRLEEIEGVDVERLVEKQIFSLICHEMDLKTSYHKGSTGGDLLHPSHPSSTFGLYEPSSETSVIKLLPVKVKQETVESMEL, from the exons ATGCATGAGGTGTGCTCGCGCTCGCTTCCCTGTCTGTGGCTTTCAGCTGTTGCATATGCAGATGTCGTCATGGTGAAAGTGTCAAGTCATCCAAGTGCGATCCAATCCATGAcc atttaTACCAAAGGAGAGTTCCATCACTTTGTAGACGGCCTGGATGAGGAGAAAAGCAACTGGATGCGGTATGTCAATCCAGGACACTCGCAGCAAGAGCAGAACCTGGCGGCATGCCAGAATGGCATGAGCATCTACTTCTACACCGTGAAGGCCATCCCTGCTGACCAGGAGCTGCTGGTCTGGTACTGCACTGACTTCGCACACCGTCTCCACTACCCTCCTTCAGGAGATCTCATGATGCAAAAGCTCA AGCAAAGTCTGATAGAATCAAAGCAGCAGGTGTCAGAAGAAAAGCCTGTTGTGAAGAGAGAGCATACTGTCTCAGAAATACTCAAAGACACGTGGCGGGAGCCTGCAAGACCACTGCCAACACGTCCCCACTGCCCCATCAGCCCTGACAGACCCATCTACCCACGTGTCATCTACCCAATCCGGCCACAACCGCACCTCCGAGAGGATGTCATGAAAACCAGCCCAAGTATCTGTTTTTCCACTCGGTCACCTGCACTGTCTTCAGCCACCCCAAGCCCGTCAGCCCGCAGCAGCCCTGAAACCAGTCCTGGAAGCAGTCCTACACCAGCAGATCCTAGGGATGCTTTGCCACTCTACAATGGTGGCCTGGGTCTGTATCCTGGCTACTCCCCATCCAACTCTCTTTCCTCATTCTATCATAGCTCACATTATGTCTTATCCCCTTACTCCATGAGTGGAACCCCACCAGTGGGGAACGTTTTCTCCCGCATGTACCCTCTTTACAACAGCTTAATGACCCCTCACATGCCCTTCCCACCCAACATGCTTCCACCTGAGGGGGGACGTCATTTCCTGCTGCCACCACACAGAGACTTTCTGCTTCCACCGCCCAAGAGTGCCTTCTCAAGAGCGACAACCCCAAAAGACAAACCGTTGCATGGACACCCTCGTGCCCCCATCAGTGGTTCTCCCACAGCTGGATCGGCAGTATCTGCTGATCAGCAGCCTGCCAACCCGACCTCAGCACAGCCGAGCATCCGACATTTAGAAGACGAAGCGATCAATCTTAGCAAGATGAAGCGAGGCCCTGCGGGATACAAGACACTGCCATACCCACTTAAAAAACAGAATGGCAAGATAAAGTATGAGTGCAATGTATGCAGCAAGACTTTCGGACAGCTCTCAAACCTTAAG GTGCACCTGCGTGTTCACAGTGGTGAGCGTCCTTTTAAGTGTCAGACATGCAATAAGGGCTTCACTCAGCTGGCCCACCTGCAGAAGCACTACCTGGTCCATACAGGAGAGAAGCCCCACGAATGCCAG GTATGTCACAAACGTTTCAGCAGCACGAGTAATCTGAAGACACATCTAAGGCTTCACTCAGGTGAGAAGCCTTATCAGTGCAAGCTCTGCCCAGCCAAGTTCACACAGTTTGTCCACCTCAAGCTGCACAAACGGCTGCACACACGGGAGCGCCCACACAAGTGTCCGCACTGCCACCGCAACTACATCCACCTCTGCAGCCTGCGCCTTCACCTTAAGGGTTACTGCCTGGCTGCTATGACTTCCCCCCACTGCAGCCTTGAAGAACTTAACCGCATTAATGAGGAGATTGAGCGATTCGACATCAGCGACAATGCCGACCGGTTGGAGGAGATCGAGGGGGTTGATGTCGAGAGGCTCGtggaaaagcagatcttcagtCTGATCTGCCACGAAATGGACCTCAAGACCTCGTACCACAAAGGCAGCACTGGAGGGGATTTGCTTCATCCTTCACATCCGTCTAGCACCTTCGGCCTGTATGAGCCAAGCAGTGAAACATCGGTTATCAAGCTCCTACCTGTCAAGGTCAAACAAGAGACGGTGGAGTCGATGGAATTGTAG